From a single Granulicella aggregans genomic region:
- a CDS encoding acyltransferase family protein: MSAAPNSSAEKIHPLTSLRFFAAFFVVIYHTLGNLVRGQFLPGNIDTPHPADALPNFGSRFLSLGFVSVSFFFLLSGYILAIVYLRREKPIDRRKFFIARFARVYPLFFITLLMDLPFAFRGLARLSSVHHALLKVPLNFVVETLMLHAWLVKFAGINFPNWSLSAETLFYLSFPFIGPALWRLRGTARWTAVVLLFVGGQAIVFAWSTFFDLSPFQPIPLLHLSTFALGILLASWQFDSQSKSPQSWQAYTALAAAAIATVAVVEISPWVPLHNLGDGILAPIFMLLIWALSSSSTVFARLLSVPWLVVLGEASFGLYLLHIPMLHIFESIHSIAQPWAYALYLALTITLSVLSFYFVEAPLRRWILASFDKRPRESMEAASIAQ; this comes from the coding sequence ATGAGCGCCGCGCCGAACTCCAGTGCCGAAAAGATTCATCCGCTCACCTCGCTTCGCTTCTTCGCGGCCTTCTTCGTCGTCATCTACCACACGCTCGGAAACCTGGTGCGTGGCCAGTTCCTCCCGGGAAACATCGACACCCCGCACCCTGCGGATGCGCTGCCGAACTTCGGCAGCCGGTTTCTCTCTCTCGGATTCGTCTCCGTCAGCTTCTTCTTCCTGCTCTCCGGGTACATCCTCGCCATCGTCTATCTGCGAAGAGAAAAGCCGATCGACCGGCGCAAGTTCTTCATAGCGCGCTTCGCCCGGGTGTATCCGCTCTTCTTCATCACCCTCCTGATGGATCTTCCCTTCGCCTTCCGTGGCCTGGCGCGGCTCTCCAGCGTGCATCACGCCCTGTTGAAGGTTCCGCTCAACTTCGTGGTGGAGACTCTGATGTTGCACGCGTGGCTGGTGAAGTTTGCAGGCATCAACTTTCCCAACTGGTCGCTCTCAGCCGAGACCTTGTTTTACCTGAGTTTCCCCTTCATCGGGCCGGCTTTGTGGCGGCTTCGAGGAACCGCGCGCTGGACGGCGGTGGTACTGCTGTTTGTTGGGGGACAGGCGATCGTCTTCGCCTGGTCGACCTTCTTTGATCTCTCCCCCTTTCAACCTATTCCGCTATTGCATCTCTCAACCTTCGCTCTCGGCATTCTTCTTGCGAGCTGGCAGTTTGATTCGCAAAGTAAGAGTCCGCAGTCCTGGCAGGCTTACACGGCGCTGGCAGCTGCGGCCATTGCAACGGTTGCGGTCGTCGAGATCTCGCCCTGGGTACCGTTGCACAATCTGGGCGACGGCATTCTCGCTCCGATCTTCATGCTGCTGATCTGGGCGCTATCGAGCAGCTCCACCGTATTCGCGCGGCTTCTAAGCGTCCCCTGGCTCGTGGTGCTGGGCGAGGCCAGCTTCGGGCTCTATCTTCTTCACATCCCCATGCTGCACATCTTCGAATCGATCCATTCGATCGCGCAGCCGTGGGCGTATGCCCTGTACCTGGCGCTCACCATCACATTGAGCGTCCTCAGCTTTTACTTCGTCGAGGCGCCGCTGCGCCGGTGGATCCTCGCGAGCTTCGACAAGCGCCCTCGCGAATCGATGGAAGCAGCATCGATCGCTCAGTGA
- a CDS encoding 2OG-Fe(II) oxygenase gives MLTDRVSLPAPTSEMYSRYKNAVPFPHLVIDNLFPTETLEDMLEELPPLTDDKWVHDRNAQSVKSNFRSAVDLGPKGYQFAAFLNSAGFLYLLSEMTGIWGLLGDPYLGGAGYHVVPAGGKFEIHADRNTDMNTGLFRRLAMLTYLNHDWDPALGGQLELYNDDATKCEKVVEPIFNRTLIMEIGDKNFHAVRPVLSDTRSRMSFATYYHTVGEKDFKAHSSIYAPTFYQQKEPLGRRLAKDLLPPIVLKALKSVK, from the coding sequence ATGCTTACCGATCGAGTCAGTCTCCCCGCACCGACCTCTGAGATGTACTCGCGGTACAAGAACGCGGTTCCCTTCCCCCACTTGGTCATCGACAACCTCTTCCCGACGGAGACCCTCGAGGACATGCTCGAAGAGCTGCCACCTCTGACCGACGATAAGTGGGTCCACGATCGGAACGCCCAGTCGGTCAAATCGAACTTTCGTTCCGCCGTCGACCTGGGACCGAAGGGATATCAGTTTGCGGCCTTCCTGAACTCTGCCGGATTTCTCTACCTTCTCTCGGAGATGACCGGCATCTGGGGGCTCTTGGGCGATCCTTACCTGGGAGGCGCGGGATACCACGTCGTTCCGGCAGGTGGCAAGTTCGAGATTCACGCGGACCGCAACACCGATATGAATACCGGACTCTTCCGGCGTCTGGCCATGCTGACCTACCTGAACCACGACTGGGACCCCGCGCTCGGCGGACAGCTTGAGCTCTACAACGACGATGCGACGAAGTGCGAGAAGGTCGTGGAGCCGATCTTCAACCGGACGCTCATCATGGAGATTGGCGACAAGAACTTCCATGCCGTTCGACCGGTCCTCTCCGACACACGCTCGCGGATGTCCTTCGCCACCTACTATCACACGGTCGGCGAGAAGGACTTCAAGGCGCACAGCTCGATCTACGCTCCCACCTTCTATCAGCAAAAAGAGCCGCTCGGTCGCCGCCTCGCGAAGGATCTTCTACCCCCGATCGTTCTCAAGGCGCTCAAATCGGTGAAATAA